A section of the Streptomyces sp. V3I8 genome encodes:
- a CDS encoding pyridoxamine 5'-phosphate oxidase family protein translates to MLSHNAEPGSSELRLSVELDSDEALRLLGSVSLGRIVFTQHALPAVRPVTHVLDDGNIVIRTHDGAALTSRAQQADGRGVVVAYEADAIDPDTHLGWSVVVTGYARPVTDPHEVARYQKLLRPRLHRTMDHTVVIRPDLVTGTRLTETGGAGDVVRPRPEDPPAE, encoded by the coding sequence ATGCTTTCCCACAATGCCGAACCGGGTTCCTCCGAACTCCGCCTGAGCGTCGAGCTCGACAGCGACGAAGCTCTGCGGCTCCTGGGCAGCGTGTCGCTGGGAAGGATCGTCTTCACCCAGCACGCTCTGCCGGCCGTCCGTCCGGTCACCCATGTGCTGGACGACGGGAACATCGTCATCCGCACCCACGACGGGGCGGCCCTGACGTCACGTGCTCAGCAGGCCGACGGCCGGGGGGTGGTCGTCGCCTACGAGGCCGACGCCATCGATCCGGACACACATCTCGGCTGGAGCGTGGTGGTCACGGGCTACGCCCGTCCGGTGACCGACCCGCACGAAGTCGCCCGTTACCAGAAACTGCTCCGCCCCCGGTTGCACCGGACCATGGACCACACGGTCGTCATCCGCCCCGACCTGGTCACCGGAACGCGCCTCACGGAGACGGGCGGGGCCGGGGACGTCGTACGCCCCCGGCCCGAAGATCCGCCCGCCGAGTGA
- a CDS encoding bifunctional GNAT family N-acetyltransferase/acetate--CoA ligase family protein, with amino-acid sequence MTDDVLSRPTVHALLADGTTVCIRPVVRGDHDQLRGLYEEMSPDNLRLRFFGASRRSAEMAAGRACAPSRPGYRALLAETQGRVIGLAEYDTAGGGDAAEISVAVADGLHHRGIGTLLVEHLVSAARAEGIATFTADALSENHEVLRLFADLGLRTARRFEGPEVRCTVELTEDDAYLTAVEARGRAADVASLEPLLRPDAVAVVGAGRKAGSVGRAVLHHLRQGGFTRRLFAVNPAATSILGVPSYPSISALPVTPDLAVVAVPAAAVPATAEECGKAGVRALLVVSAGLGRAQARALTAACRTYGMRLVGPNCLGVSNTETDVRLDATFAAGHPRPGTAGVAVQSGGVGIALLDGLSRLGIGVSSFASLGDKYDVSGNDMLQWWESDGRTDLALLHLESFGNPRSFSRTARRVTRRMPLLTVDAGRTDAGRRAAASHTAAAATRTMTRQALFTQAGITATHSVAELLEAAALMHSQPLPAGTRVAIVTNAGGAGVLAADACAEAGLALPPFTPETAGDLLAVLPEGAAVGNPVDATAVVTEEQLRTCVQRLTRSPGVDAVLLALVPTAVAAATGDDLIRALTRPPAPAPTPDPIPKPVPAPDPIPNGEAAIPGPWARPVVAVRLEQDLPVKLLPTPGGGTVPSYAEPQAAARALAHAARRATWLSRPASTIPDLDGIDTQRAHRVAEDFLAAHPDGGWLDPRTCAELLACYGIPQLRWAWAETEDDAVAAAERLRGPDGRVVMKAHWPGLLHKSEQGAVHLDLQGDSQVRAAFRDLETRFAGLLTGVVVQPLAARGTELFAGVVQDEVFGPLVLFGLGGTATEVLADHAARLAPLTDRDVHDLITAPRCAPLLFGAHGSRPVDLEGLEQVLLRLSRMAGDLPQLAEADFNPVLATPGAVCVLDARVRLLPRRSQDPYLRRLR; translated from the coding sequence ATGACGGACGACGTGCTCAGCCGCCCCACGGTCCACGCCCTGCTCGCGGACGGCACCACCGTGTGCATCCGCCCTGTGGTGCGGGGAGACCACGACCAGCTGCGGGGGCTCTACGAGGAGATGTCCCCGGACAACCTGCGGCTGCGGTTCTTCGGGGCGAGCCGGCGCTCCGCCGAGATGGCCGCCGGGCGCGCCTGTGCGCCGTCGAGGCCCGGTTACCGGGCGCTGCTGGCCGAGACGCAGGGCCGTGTCATCGGCCTGGCCGAGTACGACACCGCGGGCGGGGGCGACGCGGCCGAGATCTCCGTCGCCGTCGCCGACGGACTCCACCACCGGGGCATCGGCACCCTGCTCGTCGAGCACCTGGTCTCGGCCGCCCGCGCGGAGGGCATCGCCACGTTCACCGCCGACGCGCTCAGCGAGAACCACGAGGTGCTGCGGCTCTTCGCGGATCTCGGCCTGCGCACGGCCCGCCGTTTCGAGGGGCCGGAGGTGCGCTGCACGGTCGAACTGACCGAGGACGACGCCTATCTGACAGCCGTGGAGGCGCGCGGGCGGGCCGCCGACGTCGCGAGCCTCGAACCCCTCCTGCGGCCCGATGCCGTCGCGGTCGTGGGGGCGGGGCGCAAGGCCGGTTCCGTGGGGCGTGCCGTCCTGCACCACCTGCGCCAAGGCGGTTTCACCCGGAGGCTGTTCGCGGTGAACCCGGCGGCCACGTCGATTCTCGGCGTGCCGTCCTACCCGTCGATCAGTGCTCTGCCCGTGACCCCCGATCTGGCCGTCGTCGCGGTGCCGGCCGCCGCCGTCCCGGCCACCGCCGAGGAATGCGGCAAGGCCGGCGTACGGGCTCTGCTCGTCGTCTCCGCCGGTCTCGGCCGTGCCCAGGCCCGGGCGCTGACGGCGGCATGCCGTACGTACGGCATGCGGCTGGTCGGTCCCAACTGCCTCGGCGTCTCCAACACCGAAACGGACGTACGGCTCGATGCCACCTTCGCCGCCGGCCACCCGCGCCCCGGCACCGCGGGCGTGGCGGTGCAGTCCGGCGGTGTGGGCATCGCGCTCCTCGACGGGCTCTCCCGCCTCGGTATCGGTGTCTCCTCCTTCGCCTCCCTCGGTGACAAGTACGACGTCAGCGGCAACGACATGCTCCAGTGGTGGGAGAGCGACGGCCGCACCGACCTCGCTCTCCTGCACCTGGAGTCCTTCGGCAACCCGCGGTCCTTCTCCCGCACGGCGCGCCGGGTCACCCGGCGCATGCCCCTGCTCACCGTCGACGCCGGCCGCACCGACGCGGGCCGCCGCGCCGCCGCTTCCCACACGGCGGCCGCCGCCACCCGGACGATGACCCGGCAGGCACTCTTCACCCAGGCAGGCATCACTGCCACCCACTCGGTCGCCGAACTCCTCGAAGCCGCCGCTCTGATGCACTCCCAGCCGCTTCCGGCCGGGACCCGCGTCGCGATCGTCACCAACGCGGGCGGCGCGGGCGTCCTGGCGGCCGACGCCTGCGCGGAGGCGGGGCTCGCCCTGCCGCCGTTCACCCCGGAGACGGCCGGCGACCTGCTCGCCGTGCTGCCCGAGGGAGCCGCCGTGGGCAACCCCGTGGATGCCACCGCCGTCGTCACCGAGGAGCAGCTCAGGACGTGTGTGCAGCGGCTCACCCGCTCGCCGGGCGTCGACGCCGTCCTGCTGGCCCTGGTTCCCACGGCGGTGGCCGCAGCGACCGGCGACGACCTGATCCGGGCCCTGACCCGGCCACCGGCTCCGGCTCCGACTCCGGACCCGATCCCGAAACCGGTTCCGGCTCCGGACCCGATCCCGAACGGCGAGGCCGCAATCCCCGGACCATGGGCACGGCCGGTCGTGGCGGTGCGACTCGAACAGGACCTTCCGGTCAAGCTGCTGCCCACTCCCGGCGGCGGCACCGTCCCGTCCTACGCCGAACCCCAGGCGGCGGCACGGGCGCTGGCCCACGCCGCCCGTCGCGCGACGTGGCTGAGCAGGCCCGCCAGCACGATCCCGGACCTCGACGGCATCGACACGCAACGGGCCCACCGGGTCGCCGAGGACTTCCTCGCCGCGCACCCCGACGGCGGCTGGCTGGATCCGCGCACCTGCGCCGAACTCCTCGCCTGCTACGGCATTCCGCAACTGCGATGGGCCTGGGCCGAGACCGAGGACGACGCCGTGGCCGCCGCCGAGCGGCTGCGCGGCCCCGACGGCCGGGTCGTCATGAAGGCCCACTGGCCGGGCCTGCTGCACAAGAGCGAGCAGGGCGCCGTCCACCTCGACCTCCAGGGCGACTCCCAGGTACGCGCCGCCTTCCGCGACCTGGAGACGCGGTTCGCGGGACTGCTCACCGGCGTGGTCGTACAGCCGCTGGCCGCCCGCGGCACCGAGCTCTTCGCGGGCGTCGTCCAGGACGAGGTCTTCGGACCGCTGGTCCTGTTCGGCCTCGGAGGCACGGCCACCGAGGTGCTCGCCGACCACGCCGCCAGGCTCGCCCCGCTGACCGACCGCGACGTACACGACCTGATCACGGCTCCACGCTGTGCTCCGCTCCTCTTCGGAGCGCACGGCAGCAGGCCGGTCGACCTCGAAGGCCTCGAACAGGTGCTGCTGCGCCTGTCCCGCATGGCGGGCGACCTTCCCCAGCTCGCCGAGGCCGACTTCAACCCCGTCCTCGCGACACCGGGCGCGGTCTGCGTGCTCGACGCGCGGGTGCGCCTGCTGCCGCGCAGGTCCCAGGACCCGTACCTGCGCCGACTCCGCTGA
- a CDS encoding universal stress protein: MSTQCVMIIAGDRPARTRVAEWAACEALRRGLPLRVVHVAPPVDRGTPRHDVCRPASVTDHVADHVAAELADAYPRLRVDTTHLAATAGWEPRSLVRNVETIVVGLAEESGAADPLPGPVVREVAAVAACPVVFVPGGPGRARPAYRPAGITVGVDARDPAAGAIDFAFGTARLREARLRVVHAWSLPPAAAELPFRVPEKDRATWEDQEVQLLSDVMRPWREKYPTVPVLEDVVLFPPAEALIRNPGNTELVVVGRGHPAANGPSTTVDALLRSTGCPVAVVPE; this comes from the coding sequence ATGTCGACGCAGTGTGTGATGATCATCGCAGGCGACCGGCCGGCGCGCACGCGTGTCGCCGAATGGGCGGCGTGTGAGGCGTTGCGGCGCGGGCTGCCGCTGCGGGTCGTCCATGTCGCGCCGCCGGTGGACCGCGGCACGCCCCGACACGACGTGTGCCGTCCGGCATCCGTGACGGATCACGTGGCGGATCATGTGGCGGCCGAACTTGCCGACGCCTACCCGCGCTTGAGAGTCGACACCACGCACCTCGCAGCAACGGCCGGATGGGAACCGCGCTCGCTGGTCCGGAACGTGGAGACGATCGTCGTCGGCCTGGCGGAGGAGTCCGGGGCCGCCGACCCCCTCCCGGGTCCTGTCGTCCGGGAGGTCGCCGCGGTCGCCGCCTGCCCGGTCGTGTTCGTGCCCGGCGGGCCCGGCCGTGCGAGGCCGGCGTACCGGCCCGCCGGGATCACCGTCGGCGTCGACGCCCGCGACCCTGCGGCCGGGGCGATCGATTTCGCCTTCGGCACGGCTCGGCTGCGGGAAGCACGGCTGCGCGTGGTCCACGCCTGGTCGCTTCCGCCGGCCGCCGCCGAACTCCCCTTCCGTGTACCGGAGAAGGACCGCGCCACGTGGGAGGACCAGGAGGTGCAGCTGCTGTCCGACGTGATGCGGCCGTGGCGCGAGAAGTACCCGACCGTGCCGGTCCTCGAGGACGTCGTCCTGTTCCCGCCGGCGGAGGCGCTGATCCGGAACCCGGGCAACACCGAGCTCGTGGTGGTCGGACGCGGGCACCCGGCCGCGAACGGTCCGTCCACCACCGTGGACGCCCTGCTGCGGTCCACCGGATGTCCGGTGGCCGTCGTGCCGGAGTGA
- the ppdK gene encoding pyruvate, phosphate dikinase, whose translation MGRYVYDFTKGRRDMADLLGGKGANLAEMTRLGLPVPQGFVVTTEACRAFLTSGTEPEGMSREISRHLSAVEAAAGRVLGQPDGPLLLSVRSGARFSMPGMMETVLDIGLNDASVVGLAKSSGNERFAWDSYRRLVQMFGSTVMGVDAELFERAMARLKETRGAPDDLHLDASDLAGLVETYKDLIHDATGDDFPQSPAEQLRRAVLAVFGSWNGERARLYRRREHIADDLGTAVTVQRMVFGNLGPDSGSGVAFTRDPATGRSGLYGDYLSDAQGEDVVAGIRNPVPLAGLERLDPASYQQLREHMRTLENHYRDLCDIEFTIERGKLWMLQTRVGKRTAGAAFAIAAELVDEGLITADEALSRVSGDGLARLMFPRFDTTVTGDPLAHGLPASPGAAVGAAVFDSAEAVRRAAAGEKVVLVRQETTPDDLPGMVAAQAVLTSRGGKTSHAAVVARGMGKVCVCGAEELTVDTGARRFTTRGGTVVEEGTVISVDGSAGAVYPGEAPLVDSAVMRYLETGTCAEQSDEVVDAVARSLQLADRKRRLEVRANADTPEDAARARRFGAQGVGLCRTEHMFLGERRKLVEQMILADDDDTRERALDALLPLQREDFVGILEAMDGLPVTIRLLDPPLHEFLPDRTELAVRIATAEAHGDLPDPHDTELLDAVNRMHEENPMLGLRGVRLGLVVPGLVAMQVRAIAEAVVERRRAGGAPEAEIMVPLVGAVEELRIEREEVERVLAEVSAESGVAVTCPVGTMIELPRAALTAGRIAGQAEFFSFGTNDLTQTTWGFSRDDVEAAFFSAYLDKGVFAASPFETIDREGVGRLVSLAVAEGRAARPDLTIGVCGEHGGDPESVRFFHGAGLDYVSCSPFRIPVARLEAGRAALPETGPSDSR comes from the coding sequence ATGGGCCGTTACGTGTACGACTTCACGAAGGGCCGCCGTGACATGGCCGACCTGCTCGGCGGCAAGGGAGCGAACCTGGCCGAGATGACCAGGCTGGGCCTTCCGGTACCGCAGGGGTTCGTCGTCACCACGGAGGCCTGCCGCGCCTTCCTGACCAGCGGCACCGAACCCGAGGGCATGTCCCGGGAGATCTCCCGTCACCTATCGGCCGTCGAGGCCGCCGCCGGGCGGGTGCTGGGGCAGCCGGACGGCCCGCTGCTGCTGTCCGTGCGCTCCGGGGCCCGCTTCTCCATGCCCGGCATGATGGAGACGGTCCTCGACATCGGTCTCAACGACGCCTCCGTGGTGGGTCTGGCCAAGTCGTCCGGGAACGAGCGCTTCGCCTGGGACTCGTACCGCAGGCTGGTGCAGATGTTCGGCAGCACGGTGATGGGGGTCGACGCGGAACTCTTCGAGCGGGCCATGGCACGGCTCAAGGAGACACGCGGGGCCCCGGACGATCTGCACCTGGACGCGAGCGACCTCGCCGGACTCGTGGAAACGTACAAGGACCTGATCCACGACGCGACCGGGGACGACTTCCCGCAGTCTCCCGCCGAGCAGCTGCGGCGGGCGGTCCTCGCGGTCTTCGGCTCGTGGAACGGCGAACGGGCCCGCCTGTACCGGCGCCGGGAGCACATCGCCGACGATCTGGGCACCGCGGTCACCGTGCAGCGCATGGTGTTCGGCAACCTCGGTCCCGACTCCGGCAGCGGTGTCGCCTTCACCCGCGACCCGGCCACCGGACGCAGCGGCCTGTACGGCGACTACCTGTCCGACGCGCAGGGCGAGGACGTCGTCGCCGGCATCCGCAACCCCGTGCCCCTCGCCGGCCTGGAGCGGCTGGACCCGGCCTCGTACCAGCAACTGCGCGAGCACATGCGGACGCTGGAGAACCACTACCGGGACCTGTGCGACATCGAGTTCACCATCGAGCGCGGAAAACTGTGGATGCTGCAGACCCGGGTGGGCAAGCGCACCGCCGGGGCCGCCTTCGCCATCGCCGCCGAACTGGTCGACGAGGGACTCATCACCGCCGACGAGGCCCTGTCCCGGGTGAGCGGGGACGGGCTCGCCCGCCTGATGTTCCCGCGCTTCGACACCACGGTGACCGGTGATCCGCTCGCCCACGGTCTTCCCGCCTCGCCGGGTGCGGCGGTGGGCGCGGCGGTCTTCGACTCCGCCGAGGCCGTACGGCGTGCCGCGGCCGGGGAGAAGGTCGTCCTGGTCCGCCAGGAGACCACCCCCGACGATCTGCCGGGCATGGTCGCCGCCCAGGCCGTGCTCACCAGCCGCGGCGGCAAGACGAGCCATGCGGCGGTCGTCGCCCGCGGCATGGGCAAGGTCTGCGTCTGCGGCGCCGAGGAACTCACCGTCGACACCGGAGCCCGGCGTTTCACCACCCGTGGCGGAACCGTCGTCGAGGAGGGCACGGTCATCTCGGTGGACGGCTCCGCGGGTGCCGTGTACCCGGGCGAGGCACCTCTGGTGGACTCCGCTGTCATGCGGTACCTGGAGACCGGCACCTGCGCCGAGCAGTCGGACGAAGTGGTGGACGCGGTGGCACGTTCACTGCAACTGGCTGACCGGAAAAGGCGGTTGGAGGTGCGGGCCAATGCCGACACGCCGGAGGACGCCGCCCGGGCCCGGCGGTTCGGTGCCCAGGGTGTCGGCCTGTGCCGCACCGAGCACATGTTCCTCGGGGAGCGCCGCAAGCTGGTCGAGCAGATGATCCTGGCCGATGACGACGACACGCGCGAACGCGCCCTGGACGCCCTGCTCCCCCTGCAGCGAGAGGACTTCGTCGGGATCCTCGAAGCGATGGACGGCCTGCCGGTCACCATCCGCCTCCTCGACCCGCCACTGCACGAGTTCCTGCCCGACCGGACCGAACTCGCCGTACGCATCGCCACCGCCGAGGCGCACGGCGATCTGCCGGACCCGCACGACACCGAACTCCTCGACGCCGTGAACCGGATGCACGAGGAGAACCCGATGCTCGGCCTGCGCGGCGTACGCCTGGGCCTGGTGGTGCCCGGCCTGGTCGCCATGCAGGTACGGGCCATCGCCGAAGCGGTCGTCGAGCGCAGGCGGGCCGGAGGCGCGCCGGAAGCGGAGATCATGGTGCCGCTGGTCGGCGCGGTCGAGGAACTGCGCATCGAGCGCGAGGAGGTGGAACGGGTACTGGCCGAGGTCTCGGCCGAGTCCGGCGTCGCGGTGACCTGCCCGGTCGGCACCATGATCGAGCTGCCCCGCGCCGCGCTCACCGCCGGCCGGATCGCCGGGCAGGCGGAGTTCTTCTCCTTCGGCACGAACGACCTCACCCAGACCACCTGGGGTTTCTCCCGCGACGATGTCGAGGCCGCGTTCTTCTCCGCCTATCTCGACAAGGGCGTCTTCGCCGCTTCCCCGTTCGAGACGATCGACCGCGAGGGCGTGGGACGGCTGGTCTCGCTCGCCGTCGCCGAGGGCCGCGCGGCCCGGCCGGACCTGACGATCGGGGTCTGCGGTGAGCACGGCGGCGATCCCGAATCCGTGCGCTTCTTCCATGGAGCGGGACTGGACTACGTGTCCTGCTCGCCGTTCCGCATCCCGGTGGCCCGCCTGGAGGCCGGGCGGGCCGCCCTGCCAGAGACCGGGCCGAGCGACAGCCGATGA
- a CDS encoding universal stress protein, translated as MLRHVTAGVDGSVESLTTAHWAAGEAVRRALPLRLVHAWKWHPRPPASVPGDSSEHAWAQQTLNKVVDSVRTAYPELHVDARLVSDSPVAALLASAVETEMLVLGSRGLSGVAGFIVGSVSQRVVARSVHPVVLVRAGRNPAGEHPAGPDRGSSPQTATIPSRHVVLGLDTRHPCDELIEFAFEAARHQGGALRVIHAFSIPSADGADLHAATGAGAGVLAVQERDLVAALRPWCAKYPGISVTETVSEGRPATALVRASSGAALVVVGRRIRESHLGTHIGPVTHAVLHHVGCPVAVVPHA; from the coding sequence ATGCTTCGTCACGTCACCGCAGGAGTCGACGGTTCCGTCGAGAGCCTCACGACCGCACACTGGGCGGCAGGGGAAGCCGTGCGACGCGCACTCCCGCTGAGGCTGGTGCACGCGTGGAAGTGGCACCCCCGCCCGCCCGCCTCCGTCCCCGGGGACAGCAGCGAGCACGCATGGGCCCAGCAGACCTTGAACAAGGTGGTCGACAGCGTCCGCACCGCGTACCCGGAACTGCACGTCGACGCACGGCTGGTGTCCGACTCCCCGGTCGCGGCACTGCTCGCGTCGGCCGTGGAGACCGAGATGCTGGTGCTCGGCTCCCGTGGGCTCAGCGGCGTCGCGGGGTTCATCGTCGGCTCGGTCTCGCAGCGGGTCGTCGCCAGGTCCGTGCACCCCGTCGTACTCGTGCGGGCGGGCAGGAACCCGGCCGGCGAGCACCCCGCGGGGCCCGACCGCGGCTCTTCGCCGCAGACCGCCACGATTCCGTCCCGCCATGTCGTCCTGGGCCTGGACACCCGGCACCCCTGCGACGAACTGATCGAGTTCGCCTTCGAAGCCGCCCGGCACCAGGGCGGCGCGCTACGCGTGATCCACGCCTTCAGCATTCCCTCGGCCGACGGCGCCGACCTGCACGCGGCCACCGGGGCCGGGGCCGGGGTGCTTGCCGTCCAGGAACGCGACCTCGTCGCGGCACTGCGTCCGTGGTGCGCGAAGTATCCCGGGATCTCCGTGACCGAGACCGTCTCCGAAGGCCGGCCGGCCACCGCTCTGGTACGCGCGTCGTCCGGTGCCGCCCTCGTGGTCGTGGGCCGCAGGATCCGGGAGAGCCACCTCGGCACGCACATCGGCCCCGTGACCCACGCGGTGCTGCACCATGTCGGCTGCCCCGTCGCCGTGGTCCCGCATGCCTGA
- a CDS encoding cyclic nucleotide-binding domain-containing protein → MNDPVTSSMLRALPAEHRQRLMNLARPVSFEPGARLFEEGGHADRFWIVRTGTVALDTRVPGRRAAVIESLTHNQLIGWSWLFAPHTWHLGAEATTPVRAYEFDAEAVRTLCRNDPVFGMTIAQWVGDVLAHRLRAARTRLLDLYAPYGSGSLL, encoded by the coding sequence ATGAACGATCCCGTCACATCGAGCATGCTGCGGGCCCTCCCCGCCGAGCACAGGCAGCGGTTGATGAACCTCGCCCGCCCGGTGTCGTTCGAGCCGGGTGCCCGGCTCTTCGAGGAGGGCGGGCACGCCGACCGGTTCTGGATCGTCCGCACCGGCACCGTCGCCCTCGACACACGGGTGCCCGGTCGGCGGGCAGCGGTCATCGAGTCGCTCACACACAATCAACTCATCGGCTGGTCCTGGCTGTTCGCACCCCACACCTGGCACCTGGGCGCCGAGGCGACGACTCCGGTGCGCGCCTACGAGTTCGACGCCGAGGCCGTACGCACCCTGTGCCGCAACGACCCGGTGTTCGGCATGACGATCGCCCAGTGGGTCGGCGACGTCCTTGCCCACCGCCTGCGCGCGGCCCGCACCCGGTTGCTGGACCTCTACGCCCCCTACGGCAGCGGCAGCCTTCTCTGA